In the genome of uncultured Sphaerochaeta sp., the window GGTTCTGCAGGAGGTTTCTTGCAGGAAGTCACTCCAAACAACAGGAGGACTATGAGGAGGAGTATGGTTGGTTTGAGTCGTTTTTGCATGTACAGCTAGGCATTATGGATAGAACGGAGGGAAAATGCAAGAGAAGCAAGGCCGCCCCCAGGATTGGGGGCGGGCGATATACGACCTAGGCTTGCAGGGAACTTTCGTCTACGGTTGCGTCCACAGCCGCCCTGCTGATGGCATCGATGCCGTTGAGGCATCCGCTCTTGGTGGCATATCCATCCTCACTGAGGGCGATGTTCATGCCATTGGAAGCGAGCAGGCGATAGCGGTACTGTCCTGCACTGTCGAAGTACACCTCGTACTTTGGGTACTTCAGTGCTTCAGGATTCTTCAGTGTCTGGTCCTCAATGGGTGCCTGAGCGTTCTTCTTGATGGTCTCAACCCCATCGCGACAGGTTGCAAGTGTTGAGTAATTCTTGCTCGTCAATACTGTCTGATAATTCGCAGCCTGCAGGCTGAAACGATAGAATCCCTTTGGTGTTTTGGTGATCACAAATCTTCCTGCCATACTCCGCTCCTTTGGTTTGATATGCCAAGTATACGGAAGTTTTTTCCAGCCCACAAGAGTTTGTCAAATCTATCTTTTTGCAATAAAACAGATTATGTATTCTGATTTTGAATATAACCAGACATTTGAGAAATTTTGTCTTCCTTTTCCGGCAAGGCCTGACACGTCCGTCTGTATCGTGTGAGTTGGGAAAAACCTTATACCCCCAATAGGTATAGTATTCCCAACATACCAGAAATCAGGGTTCTGTTGCCTTACATAAGAATATTCAGGCTATCCAAGCCCCTTGACATATACCCTACGGGGGTATATAAAGGAAGC includes:
- a CDS encoding DUF1508 domain-containing protein, with amino-acid sequence MAGRFVITKTPKGFYRFSLQAANYQTVLTSKNYSTLATCRDGVETIKKNAQAPIEDQTLKNPEALKYPKYEVYFDSAGQYRYRLLASNGMNIALSEDGYATKSGCLNGIDAISRAAVDATVDESSLQA